From the genome of Mauremys reevesii isolate NIE-2019 linkage group 24, ASM1616193v1, whole genome shotgun sequence:
ttcccaccacaggaatgttaaatgttattatattatggtcactatttccaagtggtcctgttatagttacctcttggacgagatcctgcgctccactcaagactaaattgagaattgcctctcccattGTGGGTTCTTGTATCAGCTGCTGCAAGAAGCAGTCATtgaaagtatcaagaaattttgtctctgcattttgtcctgaggtgacatgtacccagtcaatatgaggataattgaaatccccccactattattgagttctttattttgatagcctctctaatctcccttagcatttcatcgtcactatcactgtcctggtcaggtggtcgataatagatccctactgttatattcttattagagcatgaaattactatccatagggattctatggaacatgtggattcacttaagatttttacttcatttgattctacctTTTCTTTCACACATAGTGCCACTTCCCGCccctgcacaacctgttctgtccttccaatatattttgtaccccagagcaattgtgtcccattgattgtcccaCCTCcaccagaaagaaaaaaatattatatgAAATTTACCAGAGAACCTTTTATGGGTTAATTGCTGTGTGACACCTCGGTACTGATATCCATTGTGCAATAATACCCAGTATCACCTCTTTCAAAAAATTCAACCAGGAAACTTTAGCTGCTGTGCTACTGGGGACTATGCAACATTCTCAGATAGATAGGTAGATTGTAATCTCTCCAGAATGAGTGATATATCATCACCACCCTTTTTACTTATAGGGAGACGAAAGAGAATATTGTTTTAGCAAAGATCATGCACAGACATCTGACTGGTGATTTTGGTGCCTACCTTGAGATATCCTGAAAAACCCTGGTTTTTAGAAGTGCTCAGTGTCTATTCTCTGGAGCTCTGTTCCTGTGAACGCGTCTCAAGCAGACTTTAGGACCATGCATATTTGAAATTCTTGCCTTTCAGATCTTCTGTGAATGCATTTTGCAGGAACAGAACCTTCAATATTTTGGGCATGCAACAGGCCAAGTGTTTCCAGTGTAGTAAGTAGGTGTCATTTGAAGAAAATTCATTCTTCAACTAAAACCCCTTTCACTCATATCCCCTTAAAGATTGTCATAAATTAGTGGAAGGAAATTCCTTTGGAGCCGCAACTATATCTTGATATTAGTAAAGCTTTTCAAACAGCCCCAcaggacattctcataagcaaactagggaaacatTTCCCTCAACCACATGGTTGAGACAAAATATTATCAGGTGGCtacataactggttgaaagactgaaAGCAAAGACTAGTTATCAATAGTTTGGTGTCAACCTGGGAGGCTATATTTAGCGGGGACCCAGAAGAGGTTGTCCTGGGTCTTTTACTTTTCAACATTTTCACTAGTTAGTTGAATAACAGTATGGACAGTTCACTGATATAATTTGCAGAGGACACCAAGCTGAgagaggttgcaagcactttggaagacaggatgagAATTCAAAATGAGTGTCCCTTATTGAAGATTTcatctgaaaaaaacaaaatgaaattcaataaagtcaGTTGCAAAGTATGAGGTTTAGGAAGAAAACAGTCCCACTCTGGTAGACACTGGTAAGGCCTAAGCTGGAGTTTTGTCCCCAGCACACATTAACAGGGAAGATGTGGACagattagagagagtccagaggagagctacaaaaatgacaaaaggtttagaaacctgacctctgaggactTGTTCCAAACGCTGGACATGTTTAGTGttgagaaaagcagactgacaTGGGAACAGATCGTTAAGCATTCATTTCACTCTCCTGCAGgaagctgtggaatctccatcattgaaggttTATAAGGACATGTAATCAAAGACCGGTCAGGTGCTGCTTCTGCACAGAGGGCTAGACTAGGTAACCACTCAAGGTtctttccagccctatatttcaaTGAGTCTACAATTTTATGTAATATTTAGAGAAGGGAAATAATTCCCTTCTGAGACTTTTGGAACAAGGGGGAATATCTCCCCTGGGCAGATGGCCAGCACCATGCTATTGACCACTTAATGTACCAGATTTGCTACTTAATAATTCGCTTGAGTTGGGGGGATGTAGTACCGGGGGTTGGTACTGAGCATCTGCACCAGGGTGAATTTTACCCTAATTCCTTTGGATAGAAAGAATGGAGGAGAAAGGAAAACCAGAAGGCCAACACTATGATGCAGAATAATTTTTAATGGGAATGAGCAGTGGCAGTACACACTTGCAGAATGAATTAATGCAGAGTACAAAGAATGTGTTTTCAGGGTTACAATACGAACAAGAACCAATCACCCACTCCAAAGTGATGCTTTTCACACCAGATGATCTGCTTTTTGCCTTGAAGCTGGTAGAGTTTGAAAATCATGTCCCTTTTTCAACCAAGTGATTTGTTTTAGCCAGTTCAACATCAAATAGCACAAAGCACAATAGGAGCATAAGACTAAGCTACAAAACGAGTAGATCATAAACCTACAAAACAAGTGGAAGACACAGATAGGCCTGATTTACAGAGGCGATGAGCACCCACAGTCTGCAAGTAGAGTTGAAGGCATCATTGTCCATTAGATCAGTGATGAATTTCTATCTTGTCATTCCCTGATTGTTTCTCATTCCATGGATCATTCTTCTGGATTTAACATGGCCCACAGTTTCCAGAATATCCTCCACTAGAAATGCTACGATATGACTTCCTGCTATAACCACGTGAGCCCCCAGAACCGTATGAGCCTCCATAACAACCCCCATAACCACCCCCGACTCCACCCCCATAACCACCCCCATAACCACCTCCGGCTCCACCCCCATAACCACCCCCGGCTCCACCCCCATAAACAACACTGTTACTTCCCCCATAGCCACCACTGTAACCTCCTCCAAAACCACCACTGTAACTACCCCCAGAGCCGATTGAGCCACTGAAACCTCCACCAGCAACAGGTGATCCCACAGCTCTAAATGGCAAGTTTGGTAAGGCGGTTCCGACGAAGCTGTCTTGAGGACAAGTAGCCATAGTTGGTCCTGGGAATCTCACAACAACTGGTGGCGCATAGACCACTGCAGTCGAATCTCCGCATGATGAGATACACGGCTCATTGCAGACATCAATATATGGGCGTGGGCATATATCAGGAATACAGCCCTGGGTTGGGTAGCAAGACATCTTCTGTGATGGAGGGAATCCTGAAAAACACAGGAGGGAGGAAAACGTAAGACACGACTGATAGTGGAATAAGAGATTCAGGCTTAATGGGCCTAGGTAGGTAGATGAGTTTTGCTGAAGGCCACATATCTGCTTCTGCTTCTTCCTTCTATTCCTTTGCACCCAGTCCCCCCTAGGCTTCAGAAAcggaaatgaaataaaataattccAAGCAGTTTTATGAGAAGTTACCTTTTCACTTCTTCATGCAGCCATAAAGCTGCACAACACACAGGTAAAGTGAGTGGTTATTTTCCTTGGGAAACAATATTAACAACACAGGAGATAAgtggaagtgacttgtccaccATCATTGGTGAGTCATTGGATGAGCTGGAAGCAGAATTTAGACCTTCCTAATTGCTATTTGTGACAGAATGGATCATTAGGAAATCCCAGTAGCTTCTAATTGCTGCAACTGAGTATAGGGCCCCATTGTGGCAGGCACTGAACAACAAACGAAGAGTAAGGCCACGGGTAAGGAGCTCATCTGGAAGGTATGAGATCTGGggtcaagttcctgctccaactTTGACAGAGTGAGATTCTGAAAACAGGTCTCCTATATCCTAGCagagtgctctaactactgggctaTCAGATATTCTGGAAGACCCCCATGCCACCAGCCCACCAAAACCCTGCTGTGGTCCCCCTCAGTTGTATCACCAGTGCATCTTGATCTGGTAGTTGTGCCCTGAGACAACCTAATTCACTATGAGCCACAGGTGAGATTGGGGAGAAATTCCCTCTGGGGCCAGGACACTGAGCACCTTGGGAGAATCAGGACATTGGTGGTTTTGTGCATGTGCACAGTTTTAGGTGCCAAGAGAATTTTGGTGCCTGTAGTCTTAGCATTTTGGAAGACATCATTCTCACCTTATTGTTAAACTTCATTGCCTAAAAGGGACCTTAGATGCTTAAGTCTCTTTGTTGATGTAGCTTCAGGAGATTAGAGGCTCAGCTTTCAATGCAGCTACACTGTTTGAGTGCTGACCTGTTTGAGAAGCTGGTCCCATCGGACTTAACCAAGATCAGACAGGAAATCAAATGCAGAAACCTAATGCAGATTTCCTGAGTCCTTTTCCTCTACCAATATCACAGGACCTTCTGTTCTCACCAGCCCAGGAGGGATGAGTTAAAAAACACAGAGTCTAATTACTAAACCCACAGTAGAAAATATTTCCACTACAGACCCCTGGAATTTTCAAATCCTTTTGGAAACTTTTACCGGAAAGGAGTGCAGAGACGCTGTTAATAATGCGAGTGTCCTTGTTAAATGAGTTCAAAACTGGGGCTAGAACTCTCATCTGATCGACGTAATCATAACTATCTTTAGTTCAAAGGTGCTATTTCAACTTACACTAGCTCTAGATCTGGATCAAAGATTACAAGTTGCACCCATAACACTTTACGTTTTGCGATACTGGTAAACTCAGTGGTCGAACtcatccagtgtcctgtctccagtgCTGTGCAGCACCAGACCCTTCAGAGGAAATTATAGAAGCCCTGACATGGCCCGTTATGCAGGAAACTGCTCATAAGGAGAATTTCTTCCTAACATCACTAACAAAGAGGCTAGAATTGCCCTGAAGGAGAATTCATCTAAAGGACTTCCAGCTTCTCAAACTTATCTTGATCTAGATTATCTACTAAACTAAAAGGAACAATCAACTTGCTTTTCAATTGTTATATTTCAAAATTGATCTCCAGCGTTTTATGGAAATAGCAGGATCAGATCATCCCCTCTTGCAAATACCAGTGAGTCCAGTGGAGTCAGCTCAAGGTCTGGCAATCGTAGTTATCTATAAAGGGTCAGAATAAAGCTGTCTATCCTAAAGTAGTTTAAGGCTGCAATTTTTCATAATTGTGCAATAGATTTACATAGCCTACCCTAGTATAATTATGGGGAATGGGTGTCCCAATCCCATTTGTGGATTTATAAAAAAAGACAAATTTGTGGATAGAAAGACCTAACCTCCTTAATATTGCTAAAATCACAGACTGTTGGTGCAGGTTCAGTCCATAGTTAAACTATCTCTAAAGCAACAACTAGAGCAATTTGAATTCAATAGACTTACCCAGTTCACCAAGGGGATGAAGTTAAGAGAAGTGGATAGAACAACCCGGCGTTGCAAGCACTTTTATATGCCCTCTTAGCCAATGAGAAGGATAGGAGACACCCTTTCTGTACTAAGACCTTGTTGTGTTTTCTTCGATGGGTAACACCTCTAATTATTGCAAAGTTTGATCATGATTAATCAATTACTCAATTCCACATAGATGACGTGAACATTTCATCTTAAATCTTTATTGGAAAGATACCTGCCTGGTTTTATCCCTCTGATCTCTTTGGTGTTGACACAGGTATAAATCCAGTTCCATTTCATTAGTACTCCATTGAAAAACTTCAGAATAGGAGGTTGACTCAGAGGTGTATCAATATTACAATCTGCTGTGACATACAGGATTCCATGTCAGTTCTTTAAATTCCTAGTATCTAATTAGTGACAAGGTGGAGTTCACCCTTCTAAATCCTTGTAGGGTGGGAGACATTATTTTGCATGTTTAGTATCCCCACCCTAGCTGTATATTGTTGGTTTGAGCCAACACCCTTTGGAACTGCATGAATATCTTTCTAATCGGTTCAATGGCCTTGGAAACAGACCTTCTGGGTTACAATACTGTGCTGGACACATAACCAGGACAATGGCACAAACTGATACATTAAAtgataataagtcaccaggaccggatggtattcacccaagagttcagaaggaactcaaatatgaaattgcctaactactaactgtggtaagAAGTCTATTGCTTACGGCAGCCTCTCTATCCGATGATTGGCAGATAACTAATGTGACAccgatttttttaaaatgtctcaagTTCAGTAcaaggcaaattggttgaaactgtagtaaagatcAGAATTATCAGCCATATAGAGGAACATGA
Proteins encoded in this window:
- the LOC120390678 gene encoding scale keratin-like, which produces MSCYPTQGCIPDICPRPYIDVCNEPCISSCGDSTAVVYAPPVVVRFPGPTMATCPQDSFVGTALPNLPFRAVGSPVAGGGFSGSIGSGGSYSGGFGGGYSGGYGGSNSVVYGGGAGGGYGGGAGGGYGGGYGGGVGGGYGGCYGGSYGSGGSRGYSRKSYRSISSGGYSGNCGPC